Proteins encoded within one genomic window of Methanothrix harundinacea 6Ac:
- a CDS encoding TIR domain-containing protein, with product MPANFAYDVFLSHNSRDKPQVRKLAERLKEAGLRVWFDDWVIKPGDDIYLAIEGGLEAARVQVLCLSPAALGSEWVTLERSTVLFRDPSNSGRRFVPLLLAECTLPDTLRRYKYVDFRQETPAAFDELLAACREEAEAAAPAPRPEPKKKPAKRKLKPDKPPERAKPLVVSERKLTGHKGWVYSVAISPDGKWAASGSGDKTVKIWDLETGECLATLTGHSKAVRFIACQTDYVLSSANDGKIRTWDIRERKLLSSLDSNLGEIHCVKELSNREQLLVCSSNSVITLLDRGTGKSIRKFQGHTGPAVSVALDETHNRFVSGSFDRTVRLWNFETGECQATLKGHSGIVRSVQITLDGQFAVSGSEDMTVKVWDLEDGTCVGTLEGHQSDVHSVSISPDGSLIASTGFIDGTVRLWDWMSGACLQVLASEGWPTPTSVAFSPDGSRVVVGTFGGVIYIYRLTGVRAAPSAEPTRRYVNAKVVLLGEGAVGKTSLAYRLIEDEYVVKDRTHGMNVWPLELPLPPDATMDSEALLWDLAGQEDYRLIHRLFLDETALALLLINPQKDDPFAEAGDWLKALDTASNHKSKCEAARLLIFSQVDVGYMKLSDAKIKRFAQEHGFAKWLATSAKTGENCSDEANGGQPSKLKRLIADSIPWEKLPWTATPLLLAELKNALLKMRDSADIRLLRFAELAQRLENTLPGEQFDESDVRTAVTLLANHGLALPLKFGDLVLLQPELMNGYAGAIIRPARAHTDEIGCVLEDDIYRPDFDFTGVDRLARPDEELLLRAMVQTFLDHSLCIAEDTEQGRQLVFPSQYRREKNLPWQPDVFVSYTFGGEWQTIWTTLVVRLWYSQEFEHRELWRNAAEFSSSRGHLLGLKIDNLQGEGEATISLFFDVATPDELKVIFIEYVHRHLAKYGCDVRRDRRYVCVHCGTPVTNLTIVRNRLDSGKNFITCQNCDERVLLIDHIEQRLKSDPVARKILDMEEIATRELDTQALEQILIGHMMAICGEANQVFRPVSMFDYGIDGEVEFRDNDGQPSGKKIYVQLKSGNSYLRTRRRDGREVFDVKKDRHLQYWVSQPADVYLVIRQTDERTNGGTIRWMNVTQYLKNREDKESRQIIFEGETLTMEAVWRLRDAFIPPSARTPQI from the coding sequence ATGCCAGCTAACTTCGCCTATGATGTTTTTCTGAGCCATAACTCGCGGGATAAGCCCCAGGTGCGCAAGCTGGCCGAGCGGTTGAAGGAAGCCGGGCTTCGGGTGTGGTTCGATGACTGGGTCATCAAGCCGGGCGACGACATCTACCTGGCCATCGAGGGCGGCCTTGAGGCGGCCCGGGTGCAGGTGCTCTGCCTCTCGCCCGCGGCGCTGGGCTCGGAGTGGGTGACGCTCGAACGCAGCACGGTCCTTTTCCGCGATCCCAGCAATTCCGGCCGCCGCTTCGTCCCGCTGCTGCTGGCTGAGTGCACACTGCCCGACACACTGCGCCGCTACAAGTACGTGGACTTCCGCCAGGAGACGCCAGCCGCGTTCGACGAGCTGCTGGCTGCGTGCAGGGAGGAGGCGGAAGCGGCGGCGCCCGCTCCACGGCCCGAGCCGAAGAAGAAACCGGCGAAGCGGAAGCTCAAGCCGGATAAGCCACCGGAGCGGGCAAAGCCGCTGGTTGTGTCGGAACGCAAGCTCACGGGTCACAAGGGTTGGGTCTATAGCGTGGCCATCAGCCCAGATGGGAAATGGGCGGCTTCCGGCTCAGGTGACAAGACTGTCAAGATCTGGGACCTGGAGACCGGCGAGTGCCTGGCGACGCTGACAGGACATTCAAAAGCTGTGCGGTTCATAGCTTGTCAAACCGATTACGTATTATCGTCTGCAAACGATGGAAAAATCCGAACCTGGGATATCAGGGAAAGAAAGCTGCTTTCGTCGCTTGATTCTAATCTTGGTGAAATTCATTGTGTCAAGGAATTGTCAAACAGGGAGCAACTGTTGGTATGTAGCAGTAATTCGGTAATAACACTATTGGATCGAGGGACAGGCAAGTCTATCCGAAAGTTCCAAGGTCACACTGGGCCAGCCGTTTCAGTTGCGTTGGACGAAACTCATAATCGCTTTGTTTCCGGCTCTTTCGACAGAACGGTCAGGCTCTGGAACTTCGAAACGGGCGAATGCCAGGCGACACTGAAGGGCCATTCGGGAATTGTGCGATCCGTCCAGATCACGCTGGACGGCCAGTTTGCCGTTTCGGGTTCCGAGGACATGACCGTCAAGGTCTGGGACCTGGAAGACGGAACCTGCGTTGGAACGCTGGAAGGCCATCAGAGTGATGTGCATTCGGTCTCCATCTCTCCCGACGGCAGCTTGATCGCCTCCACGGGGTTTATTGACGGTACGGTTCGGCTCTGGGATTGGATGTCGGGGGCATGCTTGCAGGTGCTAGCGTCCGAAGGATGGCCAACTCCGACGTCCGTCGCCTTCAGCCCCGATGGTTCGCGGGTCGTAGTCGGGACATTTGGGGGCGTGATCTACATCTACCGCCTCACCGGTGTACGCGCCGCCCCGTCTGCCGAACCCACACGCCGCTACGTCAACGCCAAGGTGGTCTTGCTGGGCGAAGGTGCTGTCGGCAAGACCTCGCTGGCATATCGGTTGATTGAAGACGAGTACGTGGTGAAAGACCGCACCCACGGCATGAACGTCTGGCCGCTGGAGCTGCCGCTGCCGCCCGACGCAACGATGGACAGTGAGGCGTTGCTCTGGGACTTGGCCGGGCAGGAGGACTACCGACTGATCCACCGGCTCTTCCTCGACGAGACCGCGCTGGCCCTGCTGCTGATCAATCCGCAGAAGGACGATCCCTTCGCCGAGGCGGGCGACTGGCTCAAGGCTCTCGACACGGCAAGCAACCACAAATCGAAATGCGAAGCGGCCCGGCTGCTAATCTTCTCGCAAGTTGACGTCGGATATATGAAGCTCAGCGACGCCAAGATCAAACGGTTTGCCCAGGAGCATGGCTTCGCCAAATGGCTGGCCACCAGCGCCAAGACCGGCGAGAACTGTTCGGACGAGGCGAACGGAGGCCAGCCGTCGAAGCTGAAGCGGCTCATCGCTGACAGCATTCCCTGGGAAAAACTGCCGTGGACTGCCACACCGCTGCTATTGGCCGAGCTGAAGAACGCTCTACTGAAGATGCGCGATTCGGCCGACATCCGCTTGCTCCGCTTCGCTGAGCTGGCGCAGCGGCTGGAGAATACCTTGCCGGGAGAGCAGTTCGACGAGTCCGACGTCCGCACGGCGGTGACGCTCTTGGCCAACCACGGTCTGGCCCTGCCACTGAAGTTCGGCGATCTGGTGCTACTGCAGCCTGAGCTTATGAACGGCTACGCCGGAGCGATCATCCGCCCCGCCCGCGCCCACACCGACGAGATCGGCTGCGTCCTGGAGGACGACATCTACCGGCCGGACTTCGATTTCACGGGCGTCGACCGGCTCGCGCGGCCAGACGAAGAGCTGCTGCTGCGGGCGATGGTGCAGACATTCCTCGATCACTCTCTTTGCATCGCCGAAGATACGGAGCAGGGCAGGCAGCTCGTCTTCCCCTCGCAGTACCGCCGCGAGAAAAACCTCCCGTGGCAGCCCGACGTATTCGTCTCCTATACCTTTGGCGGCGAGTGGCAGACGATCTGGACGACGCTAGTGGTGCGGCTCTGGTACAGTCAGGAGTTCGAGCATCGTGAGCTGTGGCGGAACGCTGCTGAGTTCTCCTCCAGCCGTGGGCACCTGCTGGGCCTAAAGATCGACAACCTGCAGGGCGAAGGCGAGGCGACGATCAGCCTCTTCTTCGACGTTGCGACGCCGGACGAGCTGAAGGTGATCTTCATCGAGTACGTGCATCGTCACCTGGCCAAGTACGGCTGCGACGTAAGGCGGGACCGGAGGTATGTATGCGTCCATTGCGGCACGCCCGTTACGAATCTCACCATAGTTCGAAATCGCTTGGATTCGGGGAAGAATTTCATCACCTGCCAAAACTGCGACGAGCGGGTGCTGTTGATCGATCACATAGAACAGCGACTGAAGAGCGACCCGGTGGCGAGAAAGATCCTGGACATGGAAGAGATTGCCACGCGGGAGCTCGATACGCAGGCGCTGGAGCAGATCCTGATCGGTCACATGATGGCGATTTGCGGTGAGGCGAACCAGGTGTTCCGCCCGGTGAGCATGTTCGATTACGGTATCGATGGCGAGGTGGAATTCAGGGACAACGACGGCCAGCCGAGCGGGAAGAAGATCTACGTCCAGCTCAAGAGCGGCAATTCCTACCTGCGGACGCGCCGGAGAGACGGCCGGGAAGTCTTCGACGTCAAAAAAGACCGCCACCTGCAATATTGGGTCAGTCAGCCCGCCGACGTCTATCTCGTTATCCGTCAGACTGACGAACGAACCAACGGAGGAACAATCCGCTGGATGAATGTTACGCAATACCTCAAGAATCGGGAGGACAAAGAGAGTCGTCAGATCATCTTCGAAGGCGAAACCCTGACGATGGAAGCCGTTTGGAGATTGCGAGATGCGTTTATCCCGCCGAGCGCCAGAACGCCTCAGATTTGA